Proteins encoded by one window of Pseudomonas tructae:
- a CDS encoding ATP-dependent nuclease — translation MTIDTGFWVRNYKGFKELGAGFECIKPVNVIVGKNNIGKSSLVEAVEHLFRGRGGSSPIGESAEYCERLSEEQVRGEFSTMARGGELPGHHWNDHGCNFIDKLVFWREQGTTLDVLRAEGFLRELVPGEKTRLANAIQKAKNAKIRHIKLDADRDLVREQYSSELSLAGNGVGGTNIVQMYITSSTLDRDLIQIRLLTALNDIFSPDTVFTEIVVQRHSDGMWEIYLGEEGKGLVPLSASGSGLKTVILTLLNLLVRPDFEKKSIDFYVFSFEELENNLHPSLQRNLFSFLLAFAQSSQCHIFLTTHSQVAIDLFHGEEDAQILHVRKQGRESVGVILDDLVRGYSVLDDLGAKASDILQANGILWVEGPSDRVYLNKFIELWGGGAYKEGHHYQFIYYGGSVLANVSAATPDAELQEAVSAMRINRNFIFVCDSDRRNKRGALKNRVTELLGEINEGRGHVWVSKCREIENYIPKESFESVHGVIGLSQIGEYDYIQDYLRDNNLSSAAEYSGKHHKAVKYSEVFSRENLSFRPELEVEMSEIVERIMLWNS, via the coding sequence GTGACTATTGATACTGGTTTTTGGGTTAGGAATTACAAGGGGTTCAAAGAGTTAGGGGCGGGGTTTGAGTGCATAAAGCCAGTTAATGTGATAGTTGGTAAAAATAATATAGGGAAATCCAGTCTTGTTGAAGCTGTTGAGCACCTTTTTCGTGGGCGTGGGGGGAGTTCCCCTATCGGTGAAAGTGCTGAGTATTGTGAGCGTCTGAGTGAGGAGCAAGTACGGGGAGAGTTTTCAACCATGGCGCGGGGAGGGGAGCTCCCAGGGCACCATTGGAACGATCATGGGTGTAATTTCATTGATAAACTTGTTTTTTGGCGGGAGCAAGGAACGACGCTAGATGTTTTGAGAGCGGAAGGCTTTCTGAGGGAGTTAGTGCCCGGAGAGAAAACGCGACTTGCTAATGCTATACAGAAAGCCAAAAATGCAAAAATTAGGCACATAAAACTTGACGCTGATAGAGATCTCGTTAGAGAGCAGTATTCTAGTGAGCTGTCTTTGGCAGGGAATGGTGTTGGAGGGACAAACATTGTTCAAATGTATATTACTAGTTCAACTCTAGATAGGGATTTGATTCAAATAAGATTGTTAACTGCTTTAAACGATATTTTCAGCCCTGATACCGTTTTCACTGAGATAGTAGTGCAGCGCCATTCAGATGGTATGTGGGAAATTTATCTTGGGGAGGAGGGGAAGGGGTTGGTTCCGCTTTCCGCTTCAGGTAGTGGGTTAAAGACAGTTATTCTGACTTTGCTTAACTTGTTGGTTCGGCCGGATTTTGAAAAGAAAAGTATTGATTTTTATGTGTTCTCATTTGAAGAGCTGGAAAATAACCTGCACCCATCCCTTCAAAGGAATTTATTCTCATTTTTGCTGGCTTTTGCGCAGTCTAGTCAGTGCCACATTTTTTTGACCACACATTCTCAAGTTGCGATTGACCTGTTCCATGGGGAGGAGGATGCTCAAATTCTTCATGTGAGAAAACAAGGTAGAGAGTCGGTTGGAGTTATCTTAGACGATCTAGTTCGTGGCTACTCTGTGTTGGACGATTTGGGGGCTAAGGCGAGTGATATTCTACAGGCCAATGGAATTTTGTGGGTTGAGGGGCCTTCCGATCGAGTCTATTTAAATAAATTTATTGAGTTGTGGGGTGGTGGCGCCTATAAAGAGGGGCATCACTATCAGTTTATATATTATGGTGGTAGCGTGCTTGCTAATGTAAGCGCTGCTACACCAGATGCTGAGCTTCAAGAAGCTGTAAGTGCAATGAGGATTAATAGGAATTTTATTTTTGTATGTGATAGTGATAGAAGGAATAAAAGGGGTGCGCTCAAGAACCGGGTAACAGAGCTGCTTGGCGAAATTAATGAGGGGCGAGGGCACGTCTGGGTTAGTAAGTGTCGTGAGATTGAAAACTATATTCCAAAGGAGTCATTCGAGTCGGTACATGGTGTAATCGGTTTGTCGCAGATCGGGGAGTATGACTATATACAGGATTATCTGAGAGATAATAATTTGTCTTCGGCGGCTGAGTATTCGGGTAAGCATCACAAAGCTGTGAAGTATAGTGAGGTTTTTTCTAGGGAGAATCTTTCATTTCGACCTGAGTTAGAAGTTGAAATGAGTGAGATTGTTGAGCGGATAATGCTTTGGAATAGTTGA
- a CDS encoding tyrosine-type recombinase/integrase produces the protein MYQSKTDVYQFPMATIRARKRADGTSSYTVQIRINRDKELVYQESQTFARKQAAQAWAKRRETELAEPGAIERANRKGYTVREMIDRYLVEGAKVRPLGKTKKATLLAIAASPFGEVVDSAINNQILVDYALWRMSPEGGAVQPQTAGNDLAHLGSVLSVARPAWGYEVEPHAMGDARTVLKKLGYNMKSRERDRRPAMDELDKLLEHFFEMQKRRPSSINMPKVLAFALFSTRRQEEITRIRWADLDEERQAVKVRDMKNPGQKIGNDVWCHLPDEAWAIVHSMPRECDEIFPYNSDSNSAAWTRACKFLEIDDLHFHDLRHEGVSRLFEMDWDIPRVANVSGHRDWNSMRRYTHLRGRGDIYSGWEWLRSIVDASVKLSR, from the coding sequence ATGTACCAATCCAAAACCGACGTGTACCAATTTCCCATGGCAACGATCAGAGCACGCAAAAGGGCCGATGGCACATCCAGCTACACCGTCCAGATCCGTATCAATCGCGACAAGGAACTAGTTTACCAAGAGAGCCAGACATTCGCGCGTAAGCAGGCTGCCCAAGCTTGGGCAAAGCGACGAGAGACAGAGCTAGCTGAGCCTGGTGCGATCGAGCGGGCAAACCGAAAGGGGTACACCGTTCGAGAGATGATTGACCGGTACCTGGTTGAAGGCGCCAAGGTTCGGCCGCTAGGTAAAACCAAGAAGGCTACGTTGCTCGCCATTGCTGCGAGCCCCTTCGGTGAGGTAGTGGACTCTGCTATCAACAATCAGATCCTGGTCGACTACGCTTTGTGGCGCATGAGTCCCGAGGGTGGTGCTGTGCAGCCGCAGACGGCTGGTAATGATCTCGCACACCTCGGGTCAGTGTTATCAGTGGCTCGGCCTGCTTGGGGGTACGAGGTGGAACCCCATGCCATGGGTGATGCTCGTACCGTGTTGAAGAAGCTCGGGTACAACATGAAAAGCCGTGAGCGCGATCGTCGGCCGGCGATGGATGAGTTGGACAAGTTGCTTGAGCACTTCTTCGAGATGCAAAAGCGTCGACCATCGTCCATCAATATGCCGAAGGTTCTTGCCTTCGCCCTGTTCTCGACGCGCCGCCAGGAGGAAATCACGCGAATCCGTTGGGCTGATCTGGATGAAGAGCGGCAGGCTGTGAAGGTTCGGGACATGAAGAACCCGGGGCAGAAGATCGGTAACGATGTCTGGTGCCATTTGCCGGATGAGGCCTGGGCGATTGTTCACAGCATGCCTCGGGAGTGCGATGAGATATTTCCCTACAATAGCGATTCGAATTCGGCTGCTTGGACCAGGGCTTGTAAATTCCTAGAAATTGATGATCTACATTTTCATGACCTGCGACACGAAGGGGTTAGTCGTTTGTTTGAAATGGATTGGGATATTCCGCGTGTGGCAAATGTTTCAGGACATAGGGATTGGAATTCAATGCGACGATACACGCATCTTCGAGGGCGCGGTGATATATATTCAGGCTGGGAGTGGCTGCGGTCCATAGTTGATGCATCTGTAAAGTTATCCAGATGA
- a CDS encoding alkaline phosphatase D family protein has translation MSESSEIPAVLAGPLLRRLEPTRIVFWLVASRPLQAELELSCADITATIKRTVVPIGRHAFVHLLDISLDSPLPSDEQIDYDLTLDTQGIAQYASHLLYPGAQRASFVLRSHLEHLLHGSCRKPHHPAADGLLCADRWLLENPEPSQRPALLMMSGDQVYADDVAGPMLRAIHGLIERLGLFGEHLQGAVVDDSAALYQHPASYYHRADLLPALESNETLRERFFGGARKPIFTSSNADNHLVTFAEVMAMYLLVWSPVPWTLLKVQMPQGLNTERQARYRQEQQLIDTFAKGLGDVARVLAHVPSLMIFDDHDITDDWNLSAQWEETAYGHPFSKRIIGNALLGYLLCQGWGNNPDAFTELLEHCQAFSHSADADGYLDTPLQDALIDEVLRFQGWQFVLPSSPALLVLDTRTRRWRSESNFNKPSGLLDWEALSELQQALLDHPSAIIVSPAPIFGVKLIETVQRVFSWLGYPLLVDAENWMAHRGAAQVILNIFRHSRTPGHYVILSGDVHYSFVYEVLIRHRRRAPHLWQITSSGIKNQFPKRLLDTFDRLNRWLYSPRSPLNWFTKRRQMEVIPRTPSHSKAGERLWNSAGLGQVFFNPQGQPARIYQLNADGSEATEFPPRVADLREI, from the coding sequence ATGTCTGAATCTTCCGAAATACCCGCTGTACTGGCTGGCCCGCTGCTGCGCCGCCTCGAACCCACGCGGATCGTGTTCTGGCTGGTTGCCTCCAGGCCACTGCAAGCCGAACTGGAACTGAGCTGCGCCGACATTACCGCCACAATCAAGCGCACGGTTGTGCCGATCGGTCGCCACGCCTTCGTCCATCTGCTCGACATCAGCCTCGACAGCCCGCTGCCGAGCGATGAGCAGATCGACTACGACCTCACCCTCGACACCCAGGGCATCGCCCAGTACGCCTCGCACCTGCTCTACCCGGGCGCGCAACGGGCTAGTTTCGTTTTGCGCTCTCACCTTGAGCACTTGCTCCACGGCTCGTGCCGCAAGCCTCATCACCCGGCAGCCGATGGCCTGCTGTGCGCTGACCGCTGGCTGCTGGAAAACCCCGAGCCCTCGCAGCGCCCTGCCCTGCTGATGATGAGCGGCGACCAGGTGTATGCCGACGATGTCGCAGGGCCCATGCTGCGGGCCATTCATGGGCTGATCGAGCGCCTGGGGCTGTTTGGCGAGCACCTGCAAGGTGCAGTGGTCGATGACAGCGCCGCGCTTTACCAGCATCCGGCCAGTTACTACCACCGCGCCGACCTGCTGCCGGCGCTGGAAAGCAACGAAACCCTGCGCGAGCGTTTTTTCGGCGGCGCACGCAAGCCGATTTTCACCAGCAGCAACGCCGACAACCACCTGGTGACCTTCGCCGAAGTCATGGCCATGTACCTGCTGGTCTGGTCACCCGTGCCCTGGACGCTGCTTAAAGTGCAAATGCCGCAAGGCCTGAACACCGAGCGCCAGGCCCGCTATCGCCAGGAGCAACAGCTCATCGACACCTTTGCCAAAGGCCTGGGCGACGTCGCTCGGGTACTGGCGCATGTGCCGAGCCTGATGATCTTCGACGACCACGACATCACCGATGACTGGAACCTGTCGGCGCAGTGGGAAGAAACCGCCTACGGCCATCCGTTCTCCAAGCGCATCATTGGTAACGCCCTGCTCGGCTACCTGCTGTGCCAGGGCTGGGGCAACAACCCGGATGCGTTCACCGAGTTGCTGGAGCACTGCCAGGCCTTCAGCCATAGCGCAGATGCCGATGGCTACCTCGACACGCCCTTGCAGGATGCCCTGATCGACGAGGTGCTGCGCTTTCAGGGCTGGCAGTTTGTCCTGCCGAGCAGCCCGGCACTGCTGGTGCTGGACACCCGCACCCGGCGCTGGCGCAGTGAGAGCAACTTCAACAAGCCCTCGGGCCTGCTCGACTGGGAAGCCCTCAGCGAATTGCAGCAGGCGCTGCTCGACCATCCTTCGGCAATTATCGTTTCTCCGGCGCCGATCTTCGGCGTCAAGCTGATCGAGACCGTGCAGCGGGTGTTCAGTTGGCTGGGTTATCCGCTCCTGGTGGATGCCGAGAACTGGATGGCCCATCGCGGCGCTGCCCAGGTCATCCTCAACATCTTCCGCCATTCACGCACGCCGGGACATTACGTGATCCTCTCCGGCGACGTGCATTACTCGTTTGTCTACGAGGTGCTGATCCGCCACCGCCGGCGCGCCCCGCACCTGTGGCAGATCACCAGCAGCGGCATCAAGAACCAGTTTCCCAAGCGCCTGCTGGATACCTTCGACCGCCTCAACCGCTGGCTGTACTCGCCGCGCTCACCGCTCAACTGGTTTACCAAGCGCCGGCAAATGGAGGTAATACCGCGTACCCCCAGCCACAGCAAAGCCGGCGAGCGACTGTGGAACAGCGCAGGCCTGGGCCAGGTATTTTTCAACCCGCAGGGGCAGCCGGCACGGATTTACCAGCTCAACGCCGACGGCAGCGAAGCGACCGAGTTTCCACCACGGGTCGCTGACTTGAGAGAGATTTGA
- the dusA gene encoding tRNA dihydrouridine(20/20a) synthase DusA, with the protein MPLESASTPVNPRPEPSRRFSVAPMMDWTDRHCRFFLRLLSSNALLYTEMVTTGALLHGDAERFLRHSEAEHPLALQLGGSVPADLAACAKLAQAAGYDEVNLNVGCPSDRVQNNMIGACLMGHPALVGDCVKAMQDAVQIPVTVKHRIGINGRDSYAELCDFVGQVRDAGCRSFTVHARIAILEGLSPKENREIPPLRYDVAAQLKADFPDLELVLNGGIKTLAECQEHLKTFDGVMLGREAYHNPYVLAEVDQQLFGSTAPVISRSEALAKLRPYIAAHLACGGVMHHITRHILGLGQGFPGARKFRQLLSVDIHKSNDPLALLDQAGELLQGR; encoded by the coding sequence ATGCCCTTAGAATCCGCCTCAACCCCAGTAAACCCGCGCCCTGAGCCGTCCCGCCGCTTCAGCGTTGCACCGATGATGGACTGGACTGACCGCCACTGCCGGTTCTTCCTGCGCCTGCTCTCCAGCAACGCCCTGCTCTACACCGAAATGGTCACCACCGGCGCCTTGCTGCACGGTGACGCCGAGCGCTTCCTGCGTCATAGCGAAGCCGAGCATCCATTGGCGTTACAGTTGGGCGGCAGTGTCCCGGCCGACTTGGCCGCCTGTGCCAAGCTGGCCCAGGCCGCCGGGTATGACGAGGTCAATCTCAACGTCGGCTGCCCGAGCGATCGGGTGCAGAACAATATGATCGGTGCCTGCCTGATGGGCCATCCGGCGCTGGTCGGTGATTGCGTGAAGGCGATGCAGGATGCGGTGCAGATCCCGGTAACGGTCAAGCACCGCATCGGTATCAATGGCCGTGACAGCTATGCCGAACTGTGCGATTTCGTCGGCCAGGTGCGTGACGCCGGCTGCCGCAGTTTTACCGTGCATGCGCGGATCGCGATTCTTGAAGGGCTGTCACCGAAGGAGAACCGCGAGATTCCGCCGCTACGCTATGACGTCGCCGCGCAATTGAAGGCGGATTTCCCAGACCTGGAGCTGGTGCTCAACGGCGGTATCAAGACCCTGGCCGAATGCCAGGAACACCTGAAGACGTTCGACGGGGTGATGCTTGGTCGCGAGGCGTACCACAACCCGTATGTACTGGCGGAAGTTGACCAGCAACTGTTCGGCAGCACCGCACCGGTGATCAGCCGTAGCGAAGCACTGGCCAAATTGCGCCCATACATCGCCGCGCACCTGGCCTGCGGCGGCGTCATGCACCATATCACCCGGCACATTCTGGGCCTGGGCCAGGGCTTCCCGGGGGCACGCAAGTTCCGCCAGTTGCTGTCGGTGGACATTCACAAGAGCAACGACCCGCTGGCCCTGCTCGACCAGGCCGGCGAGCTGCTGCAAGGGCGCTAG
- the rssC gene encoding anti-sigma factor antagonist RssC, whose amino-acid sequence MSTGRIQFAEQNGTFVLKFVGEVRLTLCSALDATIEKIFTALNFSAIVIDLTETHSIDSTTLGLLAKLSILSRQKVGLLPTVVTTHADITRLLQSMGFDQVFNIVDRPIPCPECLTDLPSQDQNEDVVRSKVLEAHKILMGLNDSNREAFHDLVNALERT is encoded by the coding sequence ATGAGTACGGGTAGAATCCAGTTCGCCGAACAGAATGGCACCTTTGTGCTGAAGTTTGTCGGTGAAGTGCGCCTGACCTTGTGTTCGGCGCTGGATGCGACGATTGAAAAGATCTTCACGGCGCTGAATTTTTCGGCGATCGTCATCGATCTGACAGAAACCCACAGCATCGACAGCACCACCCTGGGCTTGCTGGCCAAGCTCTCGATCCTGTCGCGGCAAAAAGTCGGGCTGTTGCCAACGGTGGTCACCACCCACGCCGACATCACCCGGCTGTTGCAGTCGATGGGGTTCGATCAGGTGTTCAACATCGTTGACCGGCCGATTCCGTGCCCGGAATGCCTGACCGATCTGCCGTCGCAGGACCAGAACGAAGACGTGGTGCGCTCCAAGGTGCTGGAGGCGCACAAGATCCTCATGGGGCTGAACGACTCCAACCGCGAGGCGTTCCACGATCTGGTCAACGCCCTCGAGCGTACCTGA
- a CDS encoding PilZ domain-containing protein translates to MSSGRMDHSEKRDFIRMRVDADVSLIHQGQVISAVCLDLSSSGMQVQAPRRFQVGDSLEVHIDSDHPALQGLKASTEVVWIADQSDGGQKLGLRILSMK, encoded by the coding sequence ATGAGCTCAGGCCGTATGGACCATAGCGAAAAGCGCGATTTCATTCGCATGCGGGTGGATGCCGATGTAAGCCTGATCCATCAGGGTCAAGTCATCTCGGCCGTCTGCCTGGACCTCTCCAGTAGCGGCATGCAGGTCCAGGCACCGCGCCGGTTCCAGGTTGGCGATAGCCTCGAGGTACACATAGACTCCGATCACCCGGCCTTGCAAGGGCTGAAAGCGAGCACCGAAGTGGTCTGGATCGCCGATCAGTCAGACGGTGGGCAAAAGCTCGGCCTGCGCATTCTCAGCATGAAATAA
- the rssB gene encoding two-component system response regulator RssB: MQKTSATLLIIDDDDVVRASLAAYLEDSGFSVLQASNGQQGLQVFEQEHPDLVICDLRMPQMGGLELIRQVTERAPELPVIVVSGAGVMNDAVEALRLGAADYLIKPLEDLAVLEHSVRRALDRARLVLENQRYREKLETANRELEASLHLLQEDQTAGRQVQMNMLPESPWVVDDLSFEHQIIPSLYLSGDFADYFRVDERRIAFYLADVSGHGASSAFVTVLLKFMTTRLLFEFKRGGNLRDFKPSEVLGHINRGLINCKLGKHVTMVGGVIDEDTGIMTYSIGGHLPLPVLYSPGQSRYLEGRGLPVGLFEEATYQDHILELPPQFSLTLLSDGILDLLPGSTLKDKEAALPEIIKAAGGSLDGLRQRFGLATLGEMPDDIALLVLSRNLQ, encoded by the coding sequence ATGCAGAAAACCAGTGCAACGCTGCTGATTATCGATGACGACGACGTCGTACGTGCGAGTCTGGCCGCCTATCTGGAAGACAGTGGTTTCAGCGTCCTGCAGGCAAGCAATGGCCAGCAGGGCCTTCAGGTCTTCGAACAGGAACACCCTGATCTTGTGATCTGCGATCTGCGCATGCCGCAAATGGGCGGTCTTGAGCTGATTCGGCAGGTGACCGAGCGTGCGCCGGAGTTGCCGGTTATCGTGGTGTCGGGTGCCGGGGTGATGAACGACGCGGTCGAGGCCCTGCGCCTGGGGGCGGCCGATTACCTGATCAAGCCGCTGGAAGACCTGGCCGTGCTCGAGCATTCGGTGCGCCGGGCGCTGGACCGGGCTCGCCTGGTGCTGGAAAACCAGCGTTACCGGGAAAAACTGGAAACCGCCAACCGCGAGCTCGAGGCCAGCCTGCACCTGTTGCAGGAAGACCAGACGGCGGGGCGCCAGGTGCAGATGAACATGCTGCCGGAAAGCCCCTGGGTGGTCGACGACCTGTCGTTCGAGCACCAGATCATTCCGTCGCTGTACCTGTCAGGCGACTTTGCCGACTACTTCCGGGTGGATGAGCGGCGAATCGCCTTCTACCTGGCAGACGTTTCCGGGCATGGTGCTTCATCGGCGTTCGTCACCGTGCTGCTGAAGTTCATGACCACCCGCCTGTTGTTCGAGTTCAAGCGCGGCGGCAACTTGCGCGACTTCAAACCGTCGGAAGTGCTTGGGCACATCAACCGCGGCCTGATCAACTGCAAGCTGGGCAAGCATGTGACCATGGTCGGCGGGGTCATCGACGAAGATACCGGGATCATGACCTACAGCATCGGCGGTCACTTGCCCTTGCCAGTGCTCTACAGCCCGGGCCAGAGCCGTTACCTGGAAGGTCGCGGATTACCGGTCGGATTGTTCGAGGAGGCCACCTACCAGGACCATATCCTGGAGTTGCCGCCGCAGTTCAGCCTGACCCTGCTATCTGATGGCATTCTGGATCTTTTGCCCGGTAGCACACTCAAAGATAAAGAGGCGGCCCTGCCTGAAATCATCAAGGCCGCAGGCGGTAGTCTGGATGGGCTGCGCCAACGATTCGGATTAGCTACGCTTGGGGAGATGCCGGATGATATCGCCCTATTGGTGTTGAGCAGGAACCTTCAATGA
- the tal gene encoding transaldolase — translation MTSKLEQLKQFTTVVADTGDIDAISRLKPVDATTNPSLLLKAAAMPGYAELLKQSVGHSKGDVGLACDAFAVAVGAGILKVIPGRISTEVDARLSFDQPALLAKARQLIALYEQAGIGRDRVLIKLASTWEGIRAAEVLEKEGIQTNLTLLFSFAQAQACADAGVFLISPFVGRIYDWYKKSTGKEYVGAEDPGVQSVTRIYDYYKTNGYSTVVMGASFRNIGQIEQLAGCDRLTISPELLQQLSDDQGELPRILKPGNKGEARQQLTQSQFRWASNEDAMATEKLAEGIRQFARDQEKLEALLAAKA, via the coding sequence ATGACTTCCAAGCTGGAACAACTCAAGCAGTTCACCACCGTGGTTGCCGACACCGGTGATATCGATGCCATCAGCCGACTGAAACCAGTCGATGCCACCACCAACCCTTCGCTGCTGCTCAAGGCCGCAGCCATGCCCGGTTATGCCGAGCTGCTCAAGCAGTCGGTCGGACACAGCAAGGGCGATGTGGGCCTTGCCTGTGACGCCTTTGCCGTGGCGGTTGGCGCCGGCATTCTCAAGGTGATTCCGGGGCGTATCTCCACCGAGGTCGACGCCCGCCTGTCCTTCGACCAACCGGCGCTGCTGGCCAAAGCCCGGCAGTTGATCGCGCTGTACGAGCAGGCCGGCATCGGCCGTGACCGGGTGCTGATCAAGCTGGCCTCGACCTGGGAAGGCATCCGCGCCGCCGAGGTACTGGAGAAGGAAGGCATCCAGACCAACCTGACCCTGCTGTTCTCCTTCGCCCAGGCACAGGCCTGTGCCGACGCCGGGGTATTCCTGATTTCGCCGTTCGTGGGCCGGATCTACGACTGGTACAAGAAATCCACCGGCAAGGAGTATGTCGGTGCCGAGGACCCGGGCGTGCAGTCGGTAACGCGCATCTACGACTACTACAAGACCAACGGTTACAGCACTGTGGTGATGGGTGCAAGCTTCCGCAATATCGGCCAGATCGAACAACTGGCCGGCTGTGACCGGCTGACCATCAGCCCCGAACTGCTGCAACAGTTGAGTGATGACCAGGGCGAGTTGCCGCGCATCTTGAAGCCTGGCAACAAGGGCGAGGCACGCCAACAACTGACGCAGAGCCAGTTCCGCTGGGCGTCCAACGAAGATGCCATGGCCACCGAGAAACTGGCCGAGGGCATTCGCCAGTTTGCCCGGGACCAGGAGAAGCTGGAGGCGTTGTTGGCGGCAAAGGCCTGA
- a CDS encoding AAA family ATPase, which translates to MKLSFYRPYKSIQIFEDVELPDFTVITGANGSGKSHLLKAIQEEHIKIDGFDHLPQGANIIWHDATTLAPIDNPCPPSSQIVQEREQHWNSLSMLLYGPTANLKMITYRWPKLSKLEIEKLYKLEALQLLDYGVATDEAEKLHEQIQNTLKNEQLRIVNSFTQLNHPANSILIQHILSKFDKPIFTIDRKTFIDLYPIDWQPVNLFQQSFSRVCSEYQSTLITNEFNAYRRDFRGATTNALTPTEFINKHGSPPWEIINHIFEIADIKFRISPPDDSIDFVYQAMLTDTITNAKISFSDLSSGEKILMSFALCLYNTSKPESHIANLPKILLFDEIDAPLHPSMTKSLLDIIQKVFINEQKIKVIMTTHSPSTVALCPEESIFTMKKEGTKRLRKTNKDKALSLLMSGVPSLSLSYENRRQVFVESHLDVKYYDQILRKLKPMIHPAISLSFIASGKTKKGGCELVKDIVSQLSKNGNPTIRGLIDWDRKNQSTDNIVVLGSNKRYAIENYLLDPLLIAILLFQDKAIDRQDIGLEEHEGSAEILAMPPERLQRIADHIINIINPATLNTDRIKCEYISNQFIFVPRVMLEMQGHDLEDLLPEKIPALRGYKNNKGIKETVLKRVIDEHPSFIPKCFLHAFLSLQKPITG; encoded by the coding sequence ATGAAGCTGAGCTTTTACAGACCATACAAGTCAATTCAGATATTTGAGGATGTTGAGCTTCCTGACTTTACTGTAATCACAGGTGCTAACGGCTCTGGCAAAAGCCATCTTCTAAAAGCAATCCAGGAAGAACATATTAAAATTGATGGCTTTGACCACCTTCCGCAAGGGGCCAATATAATCTGGCATGATGCAACCACTTTAGCCCCCATTGACAATCCTTGCCCACCATCATCGCAAATAGTCCAAGAGCGAGAGCAGCACTGGAATTCGCTATCCATGCTGCTATATGGACCAACCGCGAACCTAAAGATGATAACTTATCGCTGGCCGAAATTATCCAAGCTTGAAATCGAAAAACTATATAAACTCGAAGCACTTCAGCTGCTCGATTACGGAGTTGCCACCGATGAAGCCGAGAAACTGCACGAGCAAATCCAGAATACATTAAAAAACGAACAACTACGCATCGTCAACAGCTTCACCCAGCTTAACCATCCAGCAAACTCCATCCTCATTCAACATATCTTATCGAAATTCGACAAACCAATCTTCACCATCGACAGAAAAACATTTATTGACCTCTACCCAATCGATTGGCAGCCGGTAAACCTGTTCCAGCAATCCTTTTCGAGAGTTTGCTCCGAATATCAGTCCACTCTAATCACTAATGAATTCAATGCATATCGCCGCGATTTTCGAGGTGCAACAACAAATGCTTTAACGCCCACTGAATTCATAAACAAACATGGCTCTCCACCCTGGGAAATAATTAATCATATATTTGAAATTGCCGATATTAAATTTAGGATAAGCCCACCTGACGACTCCATAGATTTTGTTTACCAAGCAATGCTTACAGACACGATCACAAACGCAAAAATCAGCTTTAGCGATCTCTCATCTGGCGAGAAAATCTTAATGTCTTTCGCCTTGTGCCTTTACAACACATCAAAACCCGAATCCCACATCGCAAATCTGCCGAAAATTCTATTATTCGACGAGATCGATGCACCCCTTCATCCCTCAATGACCAAGTCACTGCTCGATATTATCCAAAAAGTCTTCATCAACGAGCAAAAAATTAAAGTCATAATGACCACTCATTCCCCTTCGACTGTAGCTCTATGCCCAGAAGAGTCTATTTTCACCATGAAAAAGGAGGGAACGAAGCGACTCAGAAAAACAAACAAGGACAAAGCCTTATCATTATTGATGTCAGGTGTACCAAGTCTAAGTTTGAGCTACGAAAACAGACGTCAAGTTTTCGTGGAAAGCCATCTGGACGTAAAATACTATGACCAGATACTTCGCAAACTCAAACCAATGATACACCCAGCCATATCATTGAGTTTCATAGCATCCGGCAAAACAAAAAAAGGTGGATGTGAGCTTGTAAAGGACATTGTGTCCCAGCTATCTAAAAACGGCAATCCAACTATCAGAGGCCTAATTGACTGGGATAGAAAAAACCAATCAACCGACAACATTGTGGTCCTTGGTTCTAACAAGCGTTACGCTATAGAAAATTATCTGCTGGATCCATTGTTGATAGCCATATTGCTATTTCAGGACAAAGCCATTGACCGTCAAGACATAGGTTTAGAAGAGCATGAAGGTTCTGCCGAAATCTTAGCAATGCCTCCAGAGCGTCTACAGCGTATCGCAGACCACATTATAAATATAATCAATCCAGCTACACTCAACACAGACAGAATCAAATGCGAATACATTAGCAATCAATTTATATTCGTACCCAGGGTGATGTTAGAAATGCAAGGGCATGACCTTGAAGACTTACTTCCAGAAAAAATCCCCGCTTTACGAGGATACAAAAACAACAAAGGAATAAAAGAAACAGTACTTAAACGAGTCATAGACGAACACCCATCTTTCATACCAAAATGTTTTCTGCACGCCTTTTTATCATTGCAGAAGCCTATTACTGGTTAA